From Streptomyces sp. NBC_01754, a single genomic window includes:
- a CDS encoding lytic polysaccharide monooxygenase auxiliary activity family 9 protein, which translates to MIWHDSVNLRGWVTKLGGVFVAAVLCLLPWTGTAEAHGSVVDPASRNYGCWLRWGSDFQNPAMAQEDPMCWQAWQADPNAMWNWNGLYRNESAGDFPAVIPDGQLCSGGRTEGGRYDALDTVGAWQTTDVTDDFTVRLEDQASHGADYFRVYVSEQGFDPATRPLTWDVLELATETGSYGPSQVYEIPVSTAGYSGRHVVYTIWQASHMDQTYFLCSDVNFG; encoded by the coding sequence ATGATTTGGCATGATAGCGTCAATTTACGCGGCTGGGTGACGAAACTGGGCGGCGTGTTCGTCGCCGCGGTGCTCTGCCTGCTCCCGTGGACGGGCACGGCGGAGGCCCACGGTTCCGTCGTCGACCCCGCGTCCCGCAACTACGGCTGCTGGCTCCGCTGGGGCAGCGACTTCCAGAATCCCGCCATGGCGCAGGAAGACCCCATGTGCTGGCAGGCCTGGCAGGCCGACCCCAATGCCATGTGGAACTGGAACGGCCTGTACCGCAACGAGTCAGCCGGGGACTTCCCGGCCGTGATCCCCGACGGGCAGCTGTGCAGCGGCGGCCGGACCGAGGGCGGCCGCTACGACGCGCTGGACACCGTGGGCGCCTGGCAGACCACGGACGTCACCGACGACTTCACCGTGAGGCTGGAGGACCAGGCCAGTCATGGCGCGGACTACTTCAGGGTGTACGTCAGCGAGCAGGGCTTCGACCCCGCCACCCGGCCCCTGACGTGGGACGTCCTCGAGCTGGCGACGGAGACCGGGAGTTACGGGCCCAGCCAGGTCTACGAGATCCCGGTGAGCACGGCGGGGTACAGCGGCCGGCACGTCGTCTACACGATCTGGCAGGCCTCGCACATGGACCAGACGTACTTCCTGTGCAGTGACGTGAACTTCGGCTGA
- a CDS encoding MFS transporter, whose product MTESHAAPQKIAGAPQRGHGKGIALLVIASCQLMVVLDVTIVNIALPHMQRALGFSTENLSWVVNAYTLTFGGLLLLGGRLGDILGRRRVFVFGVLLFVFASLLGGLSQEPWQLLAARSLQGVGAAIASPTALSLITTTFHEGPERNRAFGVFAAVSAGGSAIGLLMGGVLVEWLDWRWVLFVNVPIGALIALATPRYIRESERHPGHFDLFGALTSTVGMVLLVYGFIRASEEGWSNLLTVLAFVGAVVFLAVFLSVERRSKQPITPLKMFRDRNRAGAYAMMLCLAAAMFGMFFFLTLFAQNVLDFSPLRTGLAFLPVSAVIAVSAGSASRLLPRWGPKPFMVTGAVLVAGGLAWLSRIDVHSSYAGSLLGPILVFGTGMGMQFVSLTLMAVSGVAPREAGAASGVLNATQQVGGSLGLSILVTVFGTASRNEATRQIHRFLSEATPAQKLEFRRTRQLPRPWGDQVLASGISTAFVVSVVFAIAAALVALFVVQVRASDLERLRGGAVMPAAEPATAGQGPGAPEADRPGGATAADGTGGPDQRGGEQPPGAAG is encoded by the coding sequence ATGACCGAATCCCACGCGGCACCCCAGAAGATCGCCGGAGCCCCGCAGCGGGGTCACGGCAAGGGGATCGCGCTGCTCGTCATCGCCTCGTGCCAGCTGATGGTGGTCCTCGACGTCACCATCGTGAACATCGCCCTCCCGCACATGCAGAGAGCCCTCGGGTTCTCGACCGAGAACCTGTCGTGGGTGGTCAACGCCTACACCCTGACATTCGGCGGTCTGCTCCTGCTCGGCGGGCGGCTCGGGGACATCCTCGGACGCCGCAGAGTGTTCGTCTTCGGCGTCCTGCTCTTCGTGTTCGCCTCACTCCTCGGCGGGCTCTCGCAGGAGCCCTGGCAACTGCTCGCCGCACGCTCCTTGCAGGGGGTCGGGGCGGCCATCGCCTCTCCGACGGCCCTGTCCCTGATCACCACCACGTTCCATGAAGGACCGGAGCGCAACAGGGCGTTCGGGGTCTTCGCCGCCGTGTCGGCGGGCGGCAGCGCGATCGGCCTGCTGATGGGCGGGGTGCTCGTGGAATGGCTCGACTGGCGCTGGGTCCTGTTCGTCAACGTACCCATCGGCGCGCTGATCGCCCTGGCCACGCCGCGCTACATCAGGGAGTCCGAGCGCCACCCGGGCCACTTCGACCTCTTCGGTGCCCTCACCTCCACCGTTGGGATGGTGCTGCTCGTCTACGGCTTCATCCGCGCGTCGGAGGAGGGCTGGAGCAACCTGCTGACCGTCCTGGCCTTCGTGGGTGCCGTGGTCTTCCTCGCCGTCTTCCTGTCGGTGGAGCGCAGGTCGAAGCAGCCCATCACACCCCTGAAGATGTTCCGTGACCGCAACCGTGCCGGGGCCTACGCGATGATGCTGTGCCTCGCCGCCGCGATGTTCGGGATGTTCTTCTTCCTCACCCTGTTCGCCCAGAACGTCCTGGACTTCAGCCCGTTGCGCACCGGCCTCGCCTTCCTGCCGGTGAGCGCGGTCATCGCGGTCAGCGCGGGGTCCGCCTCGCGGCTGCTGCCCAGGTGGGGTCCGAAACCGTTCATGGTGACGGGCGCGGTCCTCGTCGCGGGAGGGCTCGCGTGGCTCTCGCGTATCGATGTCCACAGCTCGTACGCCGGGAGTCTCCTCGGGCCCATCCTGGTATTCGGAACCGGTATGGGCATGCAGTTCGTGTCGCTGACCCTGATGGCCGTCTCGGGTGTGGCGCCCCGCGAGGCGGGAGCGGCGTCCGGGGTCCTGAACGCCACGCAGCAGGTGGGCGGATCCCTCGGACTGTCGATCCTGGTCACCGTGTTCGGCACGGCCAGCCGCAATGAGGCCACCCGTCAGATCCACCGGTTCCTGTCCGAGGCGACCCCGGCGCAGAAGCTCGAATTCCGCCGGACCCGGCAACTCCCCCGGCCGTGGGGGGACCAGGTGCTCGCCTCGGGGATCTCGACCGCCTTCGTCGTCTCCGTCGTGTTCGCGATCGCCGCCGCGCTGGTCGCCCTGTTCGTCGTACAGGTGCGCGCGTCGGACCTGGAGCGTCTGCGGGGCGGAGCCGTGATGCCGGCCGCCGAGCCGGCCACGGCCGGGCAGGGGCCGGGGGCTCCTGAAGCGGACCGACCGGGCGGCGCGACGGCCGCCGACGGGACCGGGGGACCTGATCAGCGGGGCGGCGAGCAGCCACCCGGCGCCGCGGGGTGA
- a CDS encoding aminotransferase class I/II-fold pyridoxal phosphate-dependent enzyme, with protein sequence MRMDHTQAPVLEALAAYQDTRRLGFSPPGHKHARGAAPEVRAVLGDAVFFGDVLASGGLDDRRTGSGVLRRAESLMADAVHAEHTFFSTCGSSLSVKAAMLSVAWHGEKLLVGRDAHKSVVAGLILSGIEPVWIDPQWDAGRHLAHAPSAEAFERAFQEHPEARGALVTSPTPYGSAAGLAAIAEVCHRRGRPLVVDEAWGAHLPFHPELPSWAMDAGADVCVTSVHKMGSGLEQGSVFHLQGGLVDHDTLASRADLLGTTSPSVLLYAGIDGWRRQMALNGRALLAGALDLAGRVRQEIEGIDGMHVHDRADFCGPGAGAEFDPLPVVVDITGLGTSGYRAADWLRENHHIDMHLVDHRRISAQLTHADDAETAGRLLTALRDLARTAHTLGPAPDMVIPSPAELRLPQVCLPRDAYFSATEDVPVEEAEGRVAAEMMTPYPPGIPAVLPGERLTEPVLRYLRTGIEAGMNVPDPADPQLRTVRVCAEGEGP encoded by the coding sequence ATGCGCATGGATCACACGCAAGCGCCCGTACTCGAAGCACTCGCCGCATACCAGGACACGCGACGGCTCGGATTCTCGCCCCCGGGGCACAAACACGCCCGGGGGGCCGCGCCGGAGGTGCGCGCGGTCCTCGGTGACGCGGTGTTCTTCGGCGACGTCCTGGCCAGTGGCGGTCTGGACGACCGCAGGACGGGCTCAGGCGTCCTCCGGCGGGCCGAGAGCCTGATGGCGGACGCCGTCCACGCGGAGCACACCTTCTTCTCCACCTGCGGCAGCTCACTCTCCGTCAAGGCGGCCATGCTCAGTGTGGCCTGGCACGGCGAGAAGCTCCTGGTCGGCCGGGACGCGCACAAGTCGGTGGTGGCGGGGCTGATCCTTTCGGGGATCGAACCGGTCTGGATCGATCCCCAGTGGGACGCCGGGCGCCATCTGGCACACGCCCCGTCGGCGGAGGCGTTCGAGCGGGCGTTCCAGGAGCACCCCGAGGCCCGGGGCGCCCTGGTGACGAGCCCGACCCCGTACGGTTCCGCCGCCGGCCTGGCCGCCATCGCCGAGGTGTGCCACCGTCGCGGCCGCCCCCTGGTGGTGGACGAGGCGTGGGGGGCTCATCTGCCCTTCCATCCCGAACTGCCGTCCTGGGCCATGGACGCCGGGGCGGACGTCTGCGTCACCAGCGTCCACAAGATGGGCAGCGGCCTGGAGCAGGGCTCGGTCTTCCACCTCCAGGGCGGTCTCGTCGACCACGACACGCTGGCCTCGCGCGCGGATCTGCTGGGCACCACGAGCCCCTCGGTGCTGCTGTACGCCGGGATCGACGGCTGGCGACGCCAGATGGCACTGAACGGCCGTGCCCTGCTGGCCGGAGCGCTGGATCTGGCGGGCCGGGTACGGCAGGAGATCGAGGGCATCGACGGTATGCACGTGCACGACCGTGCCGACTTCTGCGGGCCGGGCGCGGGCGCGGAGTTCGACCCGCTGCCCGTCGTCGTCGACATCACCGGTCTCGGTACGTCCGGCTACCGGGCGGCCGACTGGCTGCGCGAGAACCACCACATCGACATGCATCTGGTCGACCACCGCCGGATCAGCGCCCAGCTCACCCACGCCGACGACGCCGAGACGGCCGGGCGCCTGCTGACCGCCCTGCGCGACCTGGCCCGTACCGCGCACACGCTCGGCCCGGCGCCGGACATGGTGATCCCCTCCCCCGCCGAGCTGAGGCTTCCTCAGGTGTGCCTGCCACGTGACGCCTACTTCTCGGCCACCGAGGACGTCCCGGTCGAGGAGGCCGAGGGCCGGGTCGCCGCCGAGATGATGACCCCGTATCCGCCGGGCATCCCGGCCGTACTGCCCGGCGAACGACTGACCGAGCCGGTCCTGCGCTACCTGCGTACGGGCATCGAGGCGGGGATGAACGTCCCGGACCCGGCCGACCCCCAGCTGCGTACGGTTCGCGTCTGCGCCGAGGGCGAGGGTCCCTGA
- a CDS encoding N-acetylmuramoyl-L-alanine amidase — protein sequence MHRRRILQGAAATAAAALLPASVRAVAASTAETDYALAHSSPASTSNYTVSSRPSAYPVDFVVIHVAQETFTDTVNIFKNPAKQVSAHYVVRSGDGYVAQCVREKDVAWHAGNWDYNTRSIGIEHEGWVDEPSYFTHSMYEQSARLTADICDRHGLPKDRAHIIGHHEVPGSDHTDPGVNWDWVRYLRLVNLL from the coding sequence ATGCACCGCAGGAGAATTCTTCAGGGCGCCGCGGCCACGGCCGCCGCGGCGCTGTTACCCGCCTCGGTCCGCGCCGTGGCGGCCTCCACTGCCGAAACGGACTACGCCCTGGCCCACTCGTCCCCCGCGTCGACCTCCAACTACACGGTGTCGAGCCGTCCTTCCGCCTACCCGGTCGACTTCGTCGTCATCCACGTCGCCCAGGAGACGTTCACGGACACGGTGAACATCTTCAAGAACCCGGCCAAACAGGTGTCCGCCCATTACGTGGTGCGCTCGGGCGACGGGTACGTGGCCCAGTGCGTGCGCGAGAAGGACGTCGCCTGGCACGCCGGGAACTGGGACTACAACACCCGCAGCATCGGCATCGAGCACGAGGGCTGGGTGGACGAGCCCTCGTACTTCACCCACTCCATGTACGAGCAGTCGGCCAGGCTCACGGCGGACATCTGCGACCGCCACGGTCTGCCGAAGGACCGCGCCCACATCATCGGCCACCACGAGGTCCCCGGCAGCGACCACACCGACCCGGGGGTGAACTGGGACTGGGTGCGCTACCTGCGCCTGGTGAACCTGCTCTGA
- a CDS encoding PHP domain-containing protein: MDTVTALRRIAFLLERAQAATYRVKAFRTAAAAVQEMGDGELADRVAHGSLEAVRGIGPRTAEVIGQAWSGATPGYLERLEREASEPLVQGGEALLAALRGDCHTHSDWSDGGSPVEEMGRAAAELGHAWTVLTDHSPRLTVANGLSPERLRRQLDLVAELNERWAPFRLLTGIECDILLDGSLDQEPGLLERLDVVVVSVHSKLRMDRAQMTKRLLAAVRHPHADVLGHCTGRLLSGRGRPQSRFDADEVFAACAESGTAVEINCRPERLDPPRDLIRRALSAGALFSIDTDAHAPGQLDWQIYGCARAEECGVPAERVVTTWTADRLLAWTRDKTSA; this comes from the coding sequence ATGGACACGGTCACAGCGCTGCGGCGCATCGCCTTCCTGCTGGAACGGGCGCAGGCGGCCACGTACCGGGTCAAGGCGTTCCGTACGGCCGCGGCCGCCGTCCAGGAGATGGGTGACGGCGAGCTCGCGGACCGGGTGGCACACGGTTCGCTGGAGGCGGTACGGGGGATCGGCCCCCGCACCGCGGAGGTGATCGGACAGGCGTGGTCCGGGGCGACGCCGGGGTATCTGGAGCGGCTGGAGCGGGAAGCCTCGGAGCCGCTCGTCCAGGGGGGCGAGGCGTTGCTGGCCGCGCTGCGCGGTGACTGCCACACGCACTCCGACTGGTCCGACGGGGGAAGCCCCGTCGAGGAGATGGGCAGGGCTGCGGCGGAGCTCGGCCACGCGTGGACGGTGCTCACCGACCACTCCCCCCGGCTGACCGTCGCGAACGGGCTGTCGCCCGAGCGGTTGCGCCGCCAGCTGGACCTGGTGGCGGAACTCAACGAACGCTGGGCGCCGTTCCGTCTGCTCACGGGGATCGAGTGCGACATCCTCCTGGACGGGTCCCTCGACCAGGAACCCGGGCTCCTGGAGCGCCTCGACGTGGTCGTCGTCTCGGTGCACTCGAAACTGCGCATGGACCGGGCCCAGATGACGAAGCGGCTGCTCGCCGCCGTGCGCCATCCGCACGCGGATGTGCTCGGACACTGCACGGGGCGGCTGTTGAGCGGGCGCGGCCGTCCGCAGTCGCGGTTCGACGCGGACGAGGTGTTCGCCGCGTGCGCGGAGTCGGGGACCGCGGTGGAGATCAACTGCCGCCCCGAACGGCTCGATCCACCACGCGACCTCATCCGGCGGGCGCTCTCCGCCGGTGCCCTCTTCTCGATCGACACGGACGCGCACGCCCCGGGGCAGCTGGACTGGCAGATCTACGGGTGCGCGCGGGCCGAGGAGTGCGGTGTCCCGGCGGAACGGGTCGTCACCACCTGGACGGCGGACCGGCTGCTGGCCTGGACCCGCGACAAGACGTCCGCGTAG
- a CDS encoding SWIM zinc finger family protein, which yields MNNGGDEPERTFAAMPPTQGRGFASSWWGQAWLKALEDTALDGQQLKRGRRLAREGRVGAVSVRPGRITAVVRDPDSTTYRSDVLLQRLSEEEWDRFLDMASERSGHIAALLDREMPTDLVEDAAVAGVHLLPGIGDLEPECGCEAWDHCPHSGALCYQVARLLDQDPFVLLLLRGRSERGLLDELQVRSAARVVRGPQEDRTAPTGPPAGVRADEAFSARDILPPVPSPPPPPEAPGPPPSLDTEAEPAGDVDPAALELLAADSAARAFAMLADALSDAHASRPPAPELTPDQDAVRLAAVTRPDPRTLARVAAASGRQRADLDGAVLAWRYGGAAALAVYDEEWTPGPQELARARARLATAWEDGAGPRLRPVHNRWTVVGADAQLRYGRDGRWWPYRKERGRWVPAGPADADPAAALAGVPAGPVADV from the coding sequence ATGAACAACGGCGGGGACGAGCCGGAGCGGACGTTCGCCGCGATGCCTCCCACCCAGGGGCGCGGCTTCGCGTCGTCCTGGTGGGGGCAGGCGTGGCTGAAGGCGCTGGAGGACACCGCACTGGACGGTCAGCAGCTCAAGCGGGGGCGCCGGCTGGCCCGGGAGGGCCGGGTGGGAGCGGTCTCGGTCCGGCCCGGCCGGATCACGGCCGTCGTGCGGGACCCCGACTCGACGACGTACCGCAGCGACGTGCTGCTCCAGCGGCTGAGCGAGGAGGAGTGGGACCGCTTCCTCGACATGGCGTCCGAACGGTCCGGGCACATCGCCGCGTTGCTCGACCGGGAGATGCCCACCGACCTGGTGGAGGACGCGGCGGTGGCCGGGGTCCATCTGCTACCCGGCATCGGGGACCTGGAACCGGAGTGCGGCTGCGAGGCGTGGGACCACTGCCCCCATTCGGGCGCCCTGTGCTATCAGGTGGCACGGCTGCTGGACCAGGATCCGTTCGTCCTGCTGCTGTTGCGGGGGCGGTCGGAGCGAGGGCTGCTCGACGAGTTGCAGGTGCGCAGCGCCGCCCGGGTCGTCCGGGGTCCGCAGGAGGACCGGACGGCGCCCACCGGTCCGCCGGCCGGTGTCCGGGCCGACGAGGCGTTCTCGGCGCGGGACATCCTGCCGCCGGTGCCGTCTCCGCCACCGCCGCCCGAGGCGCCGGGCCCTCCTCCGTCGCTGGACACGGAGGCCGAACCGGCGGGCGACGTGGACCCGGCAGCACTGGAACTGCTGGCGGCCGACAGTGCCGCACGCGCCTTCGCGATGCTGGCGGACGCCCTGTCCGACGCCCACGCGTCGCGTCCGCCCGCTCCGGAGCTGACCCCCGATCAGGACGCCGTACGGCTGGCCGCCGTGACCCGGCCCGACCCCCGGACCCTGGCCCGGGTCGCCGCGGCATCGGGGCGGCAGCGGGCCGACCTCGACGGCGCGGTGCTGGCCTGGCGGTACGGCGGGGCCGCGGCGCTGGCCGTGTACGACGAGGAGTGGACGCCCGGACCGCAGGAGCTCGCACGGGCCCGTGCACGGCTCGCCACCGCCTGGGAGGACGGTGCCGGCCCGCGGTTGAGGCCCGTGCACAACCGCTGGACCGTGGTGGGTGCCGACGCGCAGCTGCGGTACGGCAGGGACGGGCGCTGGTGGCCGTACCGCAAGGAGCGGGGCCGCTGGGTCCCGGCCGGACCGGCGGACGCCGATCCGGCGGCCGCGCTGGCCGGCGTACCGGCCGGCCCCGTGGCAGACGTCTGA
- a CDS encoding iron-containing redox enzyme family protein has protein sequence MSDEHEGPSLPKSRGTLSAGVITYLRGDGTLPAPADARDADPYGDDLQLALYVCYELHYRGFAGVRPELEWDPPLLAVRAVLERRFLDALRRDATTTDTLDEVLADLQVEPVRGTGVSWFLRERGELRHLRAYAVQRSLYHLKEADPHAWVLPRLSGRAKAGMAAIEYDEFGAGRADRVHARLFADLMADLGLDSTYGRYLDEGCAPMLALVNLMSLFGLHRRLRGALVGHFAAVETTSSPASRRLARAMERTGAGPAAEFFYTEHVEADAVHEQVVRREVVGGLLEQEPGLAADVAFGATATAFVEDRLGDRLLADWQG, from the coding sequence ATGTCCGACGAACACGAGGGACCTTCCCTTCCGAAGAGCCGCGGGACGCTCTCAGCGGGTGTGATCACCTACCTTCGGGGCGACGGGACCCTGCCCGCCCCCGCGGACGCCCGGGACGCCGATCCTTACGGCGACGACCTGCAACTCGCGCTGTACGTCTGCTACGAGCTGCACTACCGGGGTTTCGCGGGGGTGCGTCCGGAGCTGGAGTGGGATCCGCCCCTGCTCGCCGTACGCGCGGTGCTGGAGCGGCGCTTCCTCGACGCCCTGCGGCGTGACGCCACGACGACGGACACGCTCGACGAGGTACTGGCGGACCTCCAGGTGGAGCCGGTGCGCGGTACCGGGGTCTCGTGGTTCCTGCGGGAGCGGGGCGAACTGCGGCACCTGCGCGCGTACGCCGTCCAGCGTTCCCTGTACCACCTCAAGGAGGCCGATCCGCACGCCTGGGTGCTGCCGAGACTCAGCGGGCGGGCCAAGGCGGGTATGGCGGCGATCGAGTACGACGAGTTCGGGGCGGGACGCGCGGACCGCGTCCACGCACGGCTGTTCGCCGATCTGATGGCCGACCTCGGTCTGGACTCCACCTACGGCCGGTACCTCGACGAGGGCTGCGCACCGATGCTGGCGCTGGTCAACCTGATGTCGCTGTTCGGCCTGCACCGGCGGCTGCGCGGTGCGCTCGTGGGGCACTTCGCCGCCGTGGAGACCACCTCGTCACCGGCTTCACGGCGCCTGGCCCGGGCCATGGAGCGCACGGGTGCGGGGCCGGCGGCGGAGTTCTTCTACACCGAACACGTCGAGGCGGACGCCGTGCACGAACAGGTGGTGCGCCGTGAGGTCGTCGGCGGGCTGCTCGAGCAGGAACCCGGGCTGGCGGCCGACGTGGCGTTCGGCGCCACGGCGACCGCCTTCGTGGAGGACCGGCTGGGCGACCGCCTGCTGGCCGACTGGCAGGGCTGA